From the genome of Nocardia mangyaensis:
GGTGCCGTTGGCCTGGATGTGGGCGAGCAGTTCCTTGCGGAACCTCTCGGTCCCCTCGCCCTCGGTGACGACGACCTGCCACGGCTGGGTGTTGCACCACGAGGGCGTGCGCCGCGCGAGGCGGAGCAACTGTTCGATGGTGGCCCGGTCCACCTGCTCCGGGCGGAATTGGCGACAGGTCCAGCGTTCGTCGGCCAGCCGCTGGAGGGTGGCGAAATCGCTGCTGTCGTGGTCGGTTGGCGTCATCGCGCGGCTCCCTGGGTAGGTCACGGGAGCTAGTCCCATTTTGAGACCAACCTAGCAGCCGTTCGGACCGCGCGGAACCACCGATCGGGACGGGCGTTGCCGTTTCGGCCGGTGAGGCGGGGTCCTGCTTACGGTGTGCGGAGGGGCTCGCAGGGCACAATCGATCGCATGGCTTCGCAGGCCCGTGACGCGCAGGAGCGCAAACGGCACGGCAGGCACTACACGCCGCCCGAGCTCGCGCGGTTTCTGGCGCGACGGGCGCTGCTGCACGCGCCACGCGCCGACGAACTGCGCGTGCTCGACCCGGCCTGCGGTGATGGTGAGCTGTTGCTCGCGGTGCATCGGGAGCTGACCGCGACTGCCCCGGATATCGCGGTGCGGCTCACCGGATACGACCTGGATCGCCACGCGGTCGGCCGCACGGCGCGGCGGGCTTCCGACGAAGGCGTCGCGATCGACTGTCGAGCCGAGGACTTCCTCGCCGCCGCGTCCCGCCTGCCCGACCATGCCTTCGACCTGATCATCACCAACCCGCCCTACGTGCGCACCCAGCAGCTCGGCGGCGCGACCGCCCGACTGCTGAGCAAACAGTTCGGCCTGCGTGGGCGCATCGACCTCACCCACCCGTTCGTCGCCGTCGCCCCTCGTCTGCTCGCCGCCGACGGCGTGCTCGGCCTGCTGTGCGCCAACCGGTTCCTCACCACTCGCGCCGGCGCGAACCTGCGCCGCATCCTGACCATCGACCTCACCCCGGTCGAGCTCTACGACCTCGGCGACACCAAACTCTTCACCGCCGCCGTGCTGCCCGCGATCACCGTCGCCACCCGCGCCGACCACCACCCGGACTGCCGCTACGTCTCGGTGTACGAGGAGCCGGGCGCCGAACCCGATTGCGCCACCGACCTGTTCGACGCGCTCGCCGGTGAGTCCGCCTGCCTGGTGGGTGACGGTGGGCGCGTGTTCGCGGTGGAGGTGGGAGTTCTGTGCACGGGAGTCGCCGCGTCGGAGACGACGCCGACGGGCACGGGTTCGGCGGGAGAACAGGCAGCAGGCGTTTCTTCGATGGACACGTCATCGCCGGACCCGGTGTCGATGACCGTGCCGTCGTCGAGCGGGAAGTCCGAGCGGGCGGGTGCGTGGCCGACCTCACCTCTGAGTGTGCGGGCGAGTTCGCCCGATCGAACTGTCGACACCGCCTGGCGGATGTCGCGGCCCGGGGTGGATCGGTGGCTGGCGCGGATCGCCGAGCGCACCTGGCGTTCCTTCGGGGAGGCCGCGCGGATCCGGGTGGGGATCAAGACGACGGCGGATCGGGTGTTCATCTCCGATCGGTGGGAGCAGATGGACCCGATGCCGGAGCCGGAGTTGTTGCGGCAGTTGATCACTCATCATGATCTGCGGCCGTGGCAGGTCGCGATGGCTCGCGGCACCAGAGTGCTGTATCCCTACGATGTCCGGCAGCCGCGCCGAACGCCGATCGATCTGGCCGAATTCCCGAGCGCGGCGGAGTATCTGCGTTCGCACGAGCAGGTGCTGGCCGGACGACGTTACGTGCTCGACGGTGGCCGGAAGTGGTTCGAGATCTGGGTGCCGCAGCGTCCACACCTGTGGGGCGCACCGAAATTGGTGTTCCCCGACATCAGCGAGCGACCGCGTTTCGCGCTGGATCGCTCGGGCGCGGTGGTCAACGGGGACTGCTACTGGATCTCGCTCACCGACCTCGGCGCGGGGAAGGCGGCGACCGAGCTGGCGTATCTGCTGATGGGCGTGGCGAATTCGGCGCTGGGGCTGCGGTTCTACGACGCGGTGTGCGGGAATCGGTTGTACTCGGGCAGGCGTCGCTGGATCACCCAGTACGTGGCGCGCCTGCCGGTGCCCGATCCGGCCGGTCCGGCGGCCGCCGAGATCGTCCGCAGAGTGCGCTCGGTACTGGAAGACGGCGTGCCCGTGGCGGATGCGGGCGTCGACGAGGTGGTGGCGGCCGCGTTCGGTGTTCAGTGATCGCTGCGGATGCCGACCATCGGCAGCAGCGTGCGGCGGGCGAACTCGCGCCCTGCTTCGGCGTCGTCGAGGGGGATGAGCCCGTCCGGGGTGAGCGCCAGGGACAGCCCGAGCCTGGCCATGACCTCGGCGACTAGATC
Proteins encoded in this window:
- a CDS encoding Eco57I restriction-modification methylase domain-containing protein, whose product is MASQARDAQERKRHGRHYTPPELARFLARRALLHAPRADELRVLDPACGDGELLLAVHRELTATAPDIAVRLTGYDLDRHAVGRTARRASDEGVAIDCRAEDFLAAASRLPDHAFDLIITNPPYVRTQQLGGATARLLSKQFGLRGRIDLTHPFVAVAPRLLAADGVLGLLCANRFLTTRAGANLRRILTIDLTPVELYDLGDTKLFTAAVLPAITVATRADHHPDCRYVSVYEEPGAEPDCATDLFDALAGESACLVGDGGRVFAVEVGVLCTGVAASETTPTGTGSAGEQAAGVSSMDTSSPDPVSMTVPSSSGKSERAGAWPTSPLSVRASSPDRTVDTAWRMSRPGVDRWLARIAERTWRSFGEAARIRVGIKTTADRVFISDRWEQMDPMPEPELLRQLITHHDLRPWQVAMARGTRVLYPYDVRQPRRTPIDLAEFPSAAEYLRSHEQVLAGRRYVLDGGRKWFEIWVPQRPHLWGAPKLVFPDISERPRFALDRSGAVVNGDCYWISLTDLGAGKAATELAYLLMGVANSALGLRFYDAVCGNRLYSGRRRWITQYVARLPVPDPAGPAAAEIVRRVRSVLEDGVPVADAGVDEVVAAAFGVQ